The following coding sequences are from one Gopherus flavomarginatus isolate rGopFla2 chromosome 21, rGopFla2.mat.asm, whole genome shotgun sequence window:
- the LOC127038694 gene encoding lysophosphatidic acid receptor 6-like has protein sequence MANTSYAMARGHSNATIVDCYVEADFQYHLFTIIYSIVFVLGLLENVLALHLLTCKVKHTSHSYIYLINLAVADTLFVCILPFKIHYHLNQNDWIFGDMACRITGTLYYINIYISIAFFTCICMDRYVAVLHPFAYIRIKVTHYMIVVTVFWLIAASITIPLIVGGPLHNRGTGNKTACFENFSLSSWTHRMMPYNVCALLFGFVIPFAVILISYPLIAKRIAHTRRSIHKKKALRTIYLILLICILCFLPYHLTHLLHFLMRVQLIQSCPFTNLIYKMRRVTLALVSFNCCLNPILYYFTASSKPWRLSLKFRSKTKVYTICDRKFNDYPYKSKPAARPPTQQLNEMPFLKQGQ, from the coding sequence ATGGCAAATACTTCCTATGCCATGGCAAGGGGACACTCTAATGCAACAATAGTTGATTGTTACGTGGAAGCAGACTTCCAGTATCATCTCTTCACTATCATCTACAGCATTGTCTTTGTACTGGGACTGCTAGAAAATGTCTTGGCTCTCCACCTTTTGACTTGCAAGGTCAAGCACACCTCACACTCCTACATCTACCTCATCAACCTGGCTGTGGCAGATACCTTGTTTGTTTGCATATTGCCCTTTAAAATTCATTACCACCTGAACCAGAACGATTGGATCTTTGGAGACATGGCTTGTAGGATCACTGGGACCTTATACTACATCAACATCTACATCAGCATTGCCTTCTTCACCTGTATTTGCATGGATCGTTACGTGGCTGTGCTGCACCCCTTCGCCTACATCCGGATCAAAGTCACCCACTACATGATAGTGGTCACAGTCTTTTGGCTCATTGCTGCAAGCATCACAATCCCGCTTATCGTTGGGGGGCCCCTTCACAACAGGGGCACAGGGAACAAGACTGCATGCTTTGAGAACTTCTCGCTGTCCAGCTGGACCCATCGCATGATGCCCTACAATGTCTGTGCCTTGCTGTTCGGCTTTGTCATCCCGTTTGCTGTCATCCTCATCAGCTATCCTCTCATTGCCAAGCGGATTGCCCACACCAGACGCAGCATTCACAAGAAGAAGGCCTTGAGGACCATCTACCTGATCCTGCTCATCTGCATCCTGTGCTTCCTTCCTTATCATCTCACTCACCTACTCCACTTCTTGATGAGGGTCCAGCTCATCCAAAGTTGCCCGTTTACCAACTTAATTTACAAAATGCGCCGGGTCACTTTGGCCCTGGTCAGTTTCAACTGCTGCCTGAACCCCATCCTATACTACTTCACGGCTTCCAGCAAGCCATGGCGTCTCAGCCTCAAGTTCAGATCCAAAACCAAGGTTTATACCATCTGTGACAGAAAATTCAATGACTATCCTTATAAAAGCAAGCCAGCAGCAAGACCACCAACACAGCAATTGAATGAAATGCCTTTTTTAAAACAAGGTCAGTAA